Genomic DNA from Fusarium keratoplasticum isolate Fu6.1 chromosome 2, whole genome shotgun sequence:
GCGAGCGCAGGTGAGGGCCGTAAGCAACTCGGACGGACCCTGCGCCCTCAGCGCCAATTGGCCGAATCTATCTCCCCCAGTCTTTCATCCTGATTGGGGATCACCGTTTGGAGCAGACGAGCCAATGCCGTGCTTACCAATTGCCCTCGGACTCCCATCCCATCGTCGATAGCCAGTCTCATTTCCCGGATTGCTGCGGCTGACGAAGACGCTGATGAAGGAGACGCGAGTCCTGCTCCCACCAAGGAGTGCCTCTTTTGGGACATCGGTCTGCCTGGCAGTCTGCCTCCGGCCCGTCCATCCAACCCCCCGGTAGCGATCGGTCAATACGGTGGAGGCTTTTCCCTCAAGCGTCTGCGATTCCTAAATGCCCACAGTAGACGGGTCGAAAATCCCATTATTTTTCAACTCTGGCGCACTGTGCCTGGAAAACGCTCCCCCTTCCCATGTAAGCCACCACAAGGGCGGCCGACAAGCCTTGCATCTCGCAGGGAGGCAGCCTGGAACAAACCTCGAGCCAACGAATACTCCGAACATGGGCCGTGAGCGCGGCATCGGCCTTTTCGCAGTTGATGCCTTTTCTGGCTGAATTTACCGAATTTATGGCTTCATGATTCTCTCAATGCCTGTCGAGAtaaagcaaaaaaaaaaaaaaaaaaaaaagtctaTCAGCACAGTTTTCCGAGCCACTCCGAAACGAGTCGTGATGGAGCAACTACCTCGCACTAACTGAGGCGGTTCCCCAGAGCCAAAAGGAAGATGGTGTGGATTGCGATAACGTCCCGCTGCTTGCCGGAAAAGAGAGTCTCGCGGCCAGGAATGCAACAGGCCGAGCGTGCCGTTGTTGCAACGCACTTGAATGTGTACAGATTATCATTATGGTACATCCTGTCTTTGTACAGGCACTTCCGCCTCGCGTTAATTCGTATGCGCGAGACGCAGCCAGATGGAGCTTCGCTGGCTCGGAGCCTCGGAGCCGCCAAACTGGGTTATCGCTTCGTCTAACCCAACGCCAACTTCCAACAGAACATCTTTATTCCGTCGGACGGAATTCTGCTTCTCATGCTCCCAGTTTGTCCAGGAACGAAtcagcctgcttcttggctcTCCGCGCCGCCATGTCCTCCCTGcgcttctcaatctccctTCTCCTGGCCTCTTTCTGATCCTCGCGGGTCCGGCGTTGCTCCTCCGTCTTGCGCCGTTCTTCCGCGAgcccctccatctcggccgtccgtgtctcctcgtccttgctgAACTTGTAGAATCCCGTGCCCTTTGTCCGAATCTCCCAGTCGGCGTCGTAGTGCTGGTCCGGCGGCGGTGTTGCGCTGCGGTCCCTCTTCCGCGCCAgctcttccatcttctctgGATCCTCTGGGTTGAATGCCATCGACTGCACTGCGTCGCCGTAGATGAGGTTGCTTGGTGCGCTAGGGCGTGCCGACATGCGCTCTAGCTCTTCGGCGCCCAGTAGACCTCGACGTGCTCTTCGCTCCAACCTGTCCCTTTCTGCCTTGGTGACTTGCCGCACGCGACCAAATTCATCCTCATACTCGACCATCTCGCCGCTGTCgtcagcatcgtcgtcgctgcttgTTGCGTAATCCTCCTTTcgttcttcctctccctcggccCATTTTCGATCAAAGTCCACCAGTGGAGCAGCCTCGTTTTCCTTGGGGACGTAATCGCCACGCTTCATGGCTGCGTAGAGTCGTGCTTTTTCCTCCATCCTTCGCCTGGCCCTCGCCAACTCCTtcgtctcctcctcggtccCTGCCACCTCTTTCAGCTGTAACTTCTTTGACCCATCTGACTCCTTGCTCCGTTTTGAGTTGCTGCCCTTGAATATGTCTTCTTTGCGTTCCTTGGAGGGGCGTGACCGGCCTGACGATGTTGGGCCTGACGCGTTTGACATCAACGATGTCAGTTGAGCCGTGAAATCAAGCGAACTGGACAACGTTGCATCtcgcttctgcttcttgggcgCCCTTTGGCCATAGAGATTTGGGTCTTGCGGCATGATGCGTGCTGGGTAACGGTAGGTTTGCGAGTGGTTCTTATGTACTGTAGTTTGCGAGTTGATCGTGGTGAAGGGAAGTTTATGTCATGGAATGGTTACAGAGAGAGCTCAGCCTGAGGCAATCAGAGCACAAACAGCAACACCAGCTCGGCATAGAAAAGCCCGAAGATCCCAACTTGTCAACTCTGTCAAAACACCAACACTTGGATCTATCTCAATTATTTTCAAAATGTTGCATGTCGTCGCACGTGGTGGGCGAGCTCTATTGCTTGCCCAATTGGTCGTCCATCCTCCGGTCGCGTAGGGTAACCCACCGCGGGGTTGGTCTGTCGTGCTCAAATGGCTTTCCTGATGCCCCGCCATCGGACCCCGAGTTTGTTCTTCACAAGCTTCTCGACAGTTAAAGCACAGTAACAGTCATGGCCGCCCCCAAGCAAGTTTACATTGCCATCATTGGTAACTCAATCTTTATCTACATGCACAACCACTAAAGCTAATCAACAACAGGCGCCGGTGGTGTTGGCAAGGTCTTCATTGACCAGCTCCAGACCCTCGCTGCTCGGAGGCCTTCCCCGAAGCTGAGTCTCGCCTACATTGCCACGAGCCGCAAGGCCCTCTACAACGACGACTACTCTGCTATCAACCTCGAAAATGTCATCGATACCCTCGgagcctcctccaaggccCCCCTCGCTCTTCCCCAGGTCGTTGAGTACCTTTCCAAGGCCCCCGCCAAGAccgtcctcgtcgacaaCACAAGCTCCCAAGACGTTGCCGAGCTGTACCCCCTCGCCCTGAGCCAAGGCATCAGCATCGTCACCCCCAACAAGAAGGCTTTCTCTGGCTCCTATAAGCTGTGGCAGGATATCTTCTCGGCCGCCGAGGCTTCTGGAGCTCGTGTCTACCATGAGTCATCTGTTGGTGCTGGCCTTCCCGTCATTTCCACCCTGAAGGATCTAATTGAGACTGGCGACAAGGTCACCAAGATTGAGGGTGTCTTCAGCGGCACCATGTCTTTCCTCTTCAACTCCTTTGCTCCCACCGAGGGCCAGGGCGGCAAGTGGTcggacgaggtcaagaacgCCAAGTCTCTTGGCTACACTGAGCCTGACCCCCGAGACGATCTCAACGGTCTCGACGTTGCTCGCAAGCTGACTATCCTGGCCCGCCTGGCTGGTCTCCCTGTTGAGTCTCCCACCTCCTTCCCCGTGCAGAGCCTCATCcccaaggagctcgagtcCTGCACCAGCGGTGAcgagttcctcgagaagctccctGCCTTTGACcagcagatggaggagacTAAGGCCgctgccgagaaggccgGCAAGGTTGTCCGATTCGTTGGAAGCATCGACACTGCTTCCCAGCAGGTCAAGGTTGGACTCGAGCAGTTTGACCGCTCTCACCCCATTGCCGCTCTCAAGGGCAGCGATAACATCATCAGCTTCTACACTGAGAGGTATGGAAGCAACCCTCTGATTGTCCAGGGTGccggtgctggtggtgctgtGACTGCCATGGGTGTGACTGCCGACCTGATCAAGGTTCTGTCGCAGATTGCTTAAAATCGAAAGTGCTAGCAAAATAAAAGCGTGCCCAAGAATATAAGTCTATTATCGTATTCTGACCGATCGAGGGTTCGTGACTAGCAGCGTAGTGTCGCTTTGTCTATGCCTGTCGCTATTGCCGTAGTATTTGTGTTCGAAGCGACAGCGGTGGGCTTTGAATCGCGAGGCGAAGCGGGGGAGCTGTTGCTGGCAGTTCTCCATGCCCAAACAACGAGGTCGAAAatgatgaggagaacgaTCGGGACGAACAAGACCAAACCAACCCCGAACTATCCGCGCGTCAGTCTCCCATCAAGGGGGATGGGCCGAGCTGAGCTGCACTTACACAGACAAGGGAGATCCAGTGGACAACCGAGGAGTACTCAGTCAGCAGAGAACCGAATAGATTCCATGGCGCATCAGGAGAAGACTCAGACATTGTGGTATACGGCACAAACAGCTTGGAAGCAAAAAAGCTCATGACTATTAAGGGGGTGATGTGGTTGTAGGTGGTAGAATCATGGGTTCCGAGGCCACCCAGAGGAGGCCGCAGCTCATCTCCAGCTGACAGGGTACACCTCCCTCCAATTAATTCGCATGTGAGGTGGGCAGATTCTGCCTCACCGCCTTCCCGACTCGGCCGCCCGCCAAGCACGCCCTCACATTTGGATCTGCCTCTGAATTTATCTCCAAATTGCAGGGTATCAAATATCGACATCACAACAAAAACATGACGACAGAGCTTCCAAATAAACAAAAAGGCCGCGAGCTGAGTCGAGCAGCAAGGACCAAGGATGGGGTCACTCAGTTGCCGCGCAAAAAGTTTTACCGCCAGCGGGCGCATGCGAATCCCTTCTCCGACCACATGTTAGAGTAGTATGTACTTGATCTCATGGATAGCGAATTGTTCTGACATGTGAATAGCCCTACATCCCCAGATGACATGGATTGGTCGGTTTATTTTCCGCATTATGTTCAAGATGAGGCCCCGGAGGATGTCACTAAGCCTCGTCCTCTCCGCAAAGACGTAGAGATTGTCGATATTGGCTGTGGATTTGGTGGTCTCTTGGTTGCTTTGGCACCAAAGTTGCCAGACACCCTAGTTCTCGGTAAGTGAGAAAGGTATGCTCTGTGAATTCATACTAACAAGCTTAGGCCTGGAGATCCGTACCCAGGTTGCAGAGTATGTCCAAGAGCGGATAAAGGCACTGCGGTCACAAAACTCGGACAACATGTATCAAAACGTGGGATGTATCCGGGCGAACACGATGAAGTTTCTCCCAaacttcttcaagaagagcCAATTGTCCAAAATCTTCATCTGTTTCCCCGACCCTCACTTCAAGGCTAGAAAACACAAGGCGAGAATTGTGTCGACAACACTCAACTCGGAATACGCCTATGCTCTCCGACCCGGAGGCATCGTGTACACCATCACAGACGTCGAAGACTTGCATATGTGGATGGTTCAGCACCTCGATGCTCATCCTGCTTTCGAGAGGATTCcgaaggaggaagaggaagcggATGAGTGTGTGCAGGTCATGTTGACCGAGACGGAAGAGGGCAAGAAAGTAGCCAGGAATAAGGGTCAAAAGTTTGTGGCCTTGTTCCGGAGGCTTGAGGATCCTCCGTGGTAGTTAGGAGTCAGGTTGTGAAACTGAAGATGAACTTTATGAAACTGATATAAATGGAGTCATATTTTGTCTCACGGATTCCATGATGAATGGATTTGGCCTGTAGTGCTACATGCGAGCTATGAGCACTTGGATGGATGCAACTGCTGCGTTAAGAGGTAGAACTGGAGGTGATAATGCGGAATTCCCAGGACTGAATAATTAAGCGATAATCCTCTGTCCAGGACAACCATTCAACGGTTTACATGCTCATGTGTCGCTTTGAGAATCTATTAAGTGTCGTATTAAGGTCCAATGTGGGGGTTCGGCCGTGTACTTCTCTTAGCTGTCCTGCTGTAAGAGCTTCTTGAGTCAGGATACAAGGAGCCACAACCAGGCCATGCCTCATAAAATGAGGCTCCTCCAAAACAATGCATCATGTCATCGAGCTGTTTCATTTAATATAGTTCCGTACCTGCAGTTGCAGTGGCTTCTGTAGGCTCTGTCATGGGTTTCCATGTCCCGCAGGCGTACCGACAGGGGTGGATGCATCAAATTACAGCATCCACCGTAATCGATAATGGAACCTAACCGGCTGATAGCACCACCCGCCCATTTGGAGCCACGACGACACTCCATCTCCAGACAAGAATGTCTTGTTTGAGGTCAACATCCTGGCGATGGCCCTCAAGCGCAGAGATGCTGCCCTCGCAGGACTCGCAGCCTTCATAGCCTGGGGCGTCGTCGCGAGCTGGCTCCCCGTCCTCCGCTGGGCGGGCCAAGCCTTTGTAGCTGGCTCCTTCGTCaccctcgtcgtcctcttgGCTGCTCTTGTCCTCGTCTCGAGACGACCCAGCGACCGCATTTCACGACCGCACGCCGCCGCCTTTCTGGGACCCAAAGCATGGCGATCCGAGGTGCAGGCGCTGCGCCAGCGACAATCCTATACCCCGACCCCCATAGCTCCCGAGTCACCCCGCGTCTCCGAGGCTGTCGATGTCCTACTTGGCATGATAGGCCGCGACTTTGTGAGCAGCTGGTATTCCAACATTAGCCGCAATCCTACCTTCTCGAACCAAGTCGACAAAGCTATACGCCAGGCGCTGCTGAGTCTATGCGATTCCCTTCGTGACAAGGACCTGGCCGAGATCGTCACCAGCCGCCTCGTCCCCATCCTCACCGCCCACTTTCGAGACTTTTACGAGGCGGAGAAATCAGTGCGTGGGAAGAAGCTCAACCGATCTGTCACCGAATCCGAAGAACTCGACTTGGCTATTGCATCCAAATTCCGAGATGGCCGCTTACACCCCGCTGCGTCGTTGTCGTTCCCCGACACCAAGATGGTTCAGCAGGACTACCTTCGGACCCTCGTCTCAAAGGTTGTGCCTCAGATCCTCCCCGAGACCATGCTTTCCAGTCGAGCCGTTTCTATCATTATCCGCGAGATTGTCAGCTGTGCTGTCCTATTCCCAGTGGTCCAACTGCTGTCCGAACCAGACACCTGGAACCAACTCATGGAGAACCTTGGTCGTTCAATGCTTCAGGATAGATCGACGGTGCGCAAGCTTCGAGCAGCCTTGGACCAGCACGCCTCCCCTACTCCAAAGTCCAGCAAGCTAGCTTCTATGCCTCGAGTCGCCCCAGGAGATAGTGAGCGCAAGTTCGAAAAGTTCATTCGCGCCATCCGCAAGGTCAATAACCTATCAGATGCCCGTCGTTTCCGCAGCGAAGTCGCCAGCCAGCTCAAGCGGGATTCCCTCCAGGAAAATCAAGACCCAGTTTACCTTCGACGATTGGAGATGGGGAAGCGACTTCTTGACCAGAGAGTCAACCATCTAGCAGCTGGCGGAGACCGTCATGCCCCTGCACCTGCTCCAGTACCGACTACTTCTTCACATTCGAGATTGGAAAACGCATCCCTGGTTGAGCTCTTGCGAGACTCTGCAGGGCTTTCTTACTTCATGGAATATATGGACCGCCAGCATCTCATGCCTCTGGTGCAATTCTGGCTGGTGGTGGACGGCTTCAGGAACCctctggaggatgatggccaagacgATGAGCAGTTGCCGTCGACACTGCCCATGTGGACAGACTCGGACCGTCAAGATCTTCAGCAGATTGAACAGGCATATCTGTCAAAGGCCGAGTTGAAGGTCCCGGACTCTTCGAAAAAAGAGGTGAGAGAGTTTATCAAAGCAGGAAAGTCAGCCACACCGGCTCAATATTACAAAGCCCGTCGGGCCATTCTAAGGGCACAGAGTGCCGTTCTCGAAGAGATGCAGTCCCGCTTCTTCCAGAGTTTCAAGAAATCCGACCTATTCTACAAATGTATtgcagcccaagaagcagccagTGCCAATTCAGTTCGGCCAGTCCATCAGCCAGACCCCCAGTCATCTACGAATACTCGATCCAGCAAGACCTTACCAGCCAAACCGAGGCCGGTGTCACGCCTCGCCCCTCCGCTATCCGGTTCAGGGAAGCGTACAGGCTCTGC
This window encodes:
- a CDS encoding Homoserine dehydrogenase, with protein sequence MAAPKQVYIAIIGAGGVGKVFIDQLQTLAARRPSPKLSLAYIATSRKALYNDDYSAINLENVIDTLGASSKAPLALPQVVEYLSKAPAKTVLVDNTSSQDVAELYPLALSQGISIVTPNKKAFSGSYKLWQDIFSAAEASGARVYHESSVGAGLPVISTLKDLIETGDKVTKIEGVFSGTMSFLFNSFAPTEGQGGKWSDEVKNAKSLGYTEPDPRDDLNGLDVARKLTILARLAGLPVESPTSFPVQSLIPKELESCTSGDEFLEKLPAFDQQMEETKAAAEKAGKVVRFVGSIDTASQQVKVGLEQFDRSHPIAALKGSDNIISFYTERYGSNPLIVQGAGAGGAVTAMGVTADLIKVLSQIA
- a CDS encoding TRNA (guanine-N(7)-)-methyltransferase, with the translated sequence MTTELPNKQKGRELSRAARTKDGVTQLPRKKFYRQRAHANPFSDHMLEYPTSPDDMDWSVYFPHYVQDEAPEDVTKPRPLRKDVEIVDIGCGFGGLLVALAPKLPDTLVLGLEIRTQVAEYVQERIKALRSQNSDNMYQNVGCIRANTMKFLPNFFKKSQLSKIFICFPDPHFKARKHKARIVSTTLNSEYAYALRPGGIVYTITDVEDLHMWMVQHLDAHPAFERIPKEEEEADECVQVMLTETEEGKKVARNKGQKFVALFRRLEDPPW